From Rutidosis leptorrhynchoides isolate AG116_Rl617_1_P2 chromosome 3, CSIRO_AGI_Rlap_v1, whole genome shotgun sequence, a single genomic window includes:
- the LOC139901529 gene encoding uncharacterized protein translates to MTKWAIKLEKHDIEFQARHSIKGQVMADFMAEIATNDEENVASTTQVIVPAVEEEEWKLYTDEASSSDGSGEGLMLVNPEGQEFTYALHFEFQTTNNEAEYEALLAGLRLAKEMKIRHLRAFVDSQLVANQVMGTFEARQPSIQQYLAKMKKLIEGFNSFAIEHIR, encoded by the coding sequence ATGACCAAGTGGGCAATTAAACTAGAAAAGCACGATATTGAATTCCAAGCAAGGCACTCAATCAAAGGACAGGTCATGGCAGACTTCATGGCCGAAATAGCCACGAACGATGAAGAAAATGTTGCAAGTACGACCCAAGTCATCGTACCAGCGGTAGAGGAAGAAGAATGGAAACTGTATACCGATGAAGCGTCAAGCTCTGATGGGTCGGGAGAAGGACTGATGTTGGTCAACCCCGAAGGTCAAGAGTTCACATACGCTTTGCATTTCGAGTTCCAAACCACTAACAACGAGGCTGAGTACGAAGCATTACTTGCTGGCCTCAGGCtggcaaaagaaatgaagattcgccACTTACGAGCCTTTGTCGATTCACAGTTAGTTGCAAACCAGGTTATGGGTACATTTGAAGCAAGACAGCCTTCCATCCAACAGTATCTCGCGAAAATGAAGAAATTGATTGAAGGTTTCAATAGTTTCGCCATTGAGCATATACGATGA